The following proteins are encoded in a genomic region of Sorangiineae bacterium MSr12523:
- a CDS encoding HmuY family protein, whose translation MKPRFLWLAPWLALACASCSDSAGTKDNTGDAGPGGTPDAGHDWSVFSSGTELRVAVPESGRAYVRLDPPAVVQVPGDPKASSDWDIALEQYDVYTNSGASGSAHGSAFGPIDAPSYSAATLPQVPLLFTDKAGGAFVKWYAYDGDAHVLYSRYHVAGIQDGARRWKVQVLGYYGERDGAPVSALYKIRYAELFADHVGDTVEASTLDGTAGGPAADPSKPSECIDLGTGTRTMLTPAAASASNAWHLCFRRDAIGGNGGLGGPRGVTSIDFDDAAIAGEALAQVRVRNADSEKARFDAINWASFEGKTLRGDRVISAFGETWADRNARTPAYAAWVATSAGGEKKYFIGFTSFENATAASPGTVALRIKPFKE comes from the coding sequence ATGAAACCGCGATTCCTTTGGCTTGCTCCATGGCTCGCCCTCGCGTGCGCATCGTGCAGCGACAGCGCGGGCACGAAAGACAATACGGGCGACGCCGGACCGGGCGGCACGCCCGACGCGGGGCACGATTGGAGCGTGTTCTCGTCGGGCACCGAGCTTCGCGTCGCCGTCCCCGAAAGCGGCCGTGCGTACGTTCGCTTGGATCCACCGGCGGTCGTCCAAGTGCCGGGCGATCCCAAAGCGTCGAGCGACTGGGATATCGCGCTCGAGCAATACGACGTCTACACGAACAGCGGCGCATCCGGCTCGGCCCACGGCTCGGCATTCGGGCCCATCGATGCACCTTCGTACAGCGCGGCCACCTTGCCGCAGGTACCGCTCTTGTTCACCGATAAGGCGGGCGGCGCCTTCGTGAAGTGGTACGCGTACGACGGCGATGCCCACGTCCTCTATAGCCGTTACCACGTGGCCGGAATCCAAGATGGTGCGCGCCGCTGGAAGGTGCAGGTGCTCGGCTATTACGGAGAGCGAGACGGCGCACCGGTCAGTGCATTGTACAAGATTCGTTATGCGGAGCTTTTCGCCGATCACGTCGGCGACACCGTGGAGGCGAGCACCCTCGATGGCACCGCAGGCGGCCCCGCGGCCGACCCGAGCAAGCCGAGCGAGTGCATCGACCTCGGCACCGGCACGCGCACGATGCTGACCCCCGCGGCTGCGAGCGCGTCGAACGCGTGGCACCTTTGTTTTCGGCGCGATGCCATCGGCGGCAACGGCGGATTGGGTGGGCCACGCGGGGTGACCAGCATCGACTTCGACGATGCAGCCATTGCGGGCGAGGCGCTTGCCCAAGTCCGAGTGCGCAACGCGGATAGCGAGAAAGCGCGCTTCGACGCGATCAACTGGGCGTCGTTCGAGGGCAAGACGTTGCGCGGTGACCGCGTGATCAGCGCATTCGGCGAAACGTGGGCCGATCGCAACGCACGGACACCGGCCTATGCCGCGTGGGTCGCCACCAGCGCGGGCGGGGAGAAGAAGTACTTCATCGGGTTTACCTCTTTCGAGAATGCCACCGCGGCGTCGCCGGGGACGGTCGCCCTACGCATCAAACCTTTCAAAGAATAA
- a CDS encoding HmuY family protein, with protein sequence MKHSLFAGLLLSSMAITAGAAGCSGDDTVANNPGVDAGKDTAASNDAQSADTGTGATDAGSDAGERCSAAKEQLLKPIDTVSTGDVNVYATEGNAQRIYVNASAGGLNGASTNPRIYLKLASTKVAVTDKSAGASADWDLALKRDVIFTNSGDGGKGQGSALFLADKPFDEVTVADTQGKTFDTENFFDDNCTPKRDEFGSVKTTFSGWYDYNDATHVLTPKEGTFLVRTAAGAFFKLQILSYYSTADGGTGMAGGHFTFKVGAL encoded by the coding sequence ATGAAACATAGCCTTTTCGCTGGGCTTCTTTTGTCTTCCATGGCGATCACCGCCGGCGCGGCGGGTTGCAGCGGCGACGACACCGTGGCGAACAACCCTGGCGTCGACGCGGGCAAAGACACCGCGGCATCGAACGACGCCCAGAGTGCCGACACGGGTACGGGCGCCACGGACGCGGGCTCCGATGCCGGCGAACGATGCTCGGCGGCCAAGGAGCAATTGCTCAAGCCCATCGACACGGTGTCTACGGGCGACGTCAACGTGTACGCCACCGAAGGGAATGCGCAACGCATCTACGTGAACGCCAGCGCCGGCGGCTTGAACGGGGCGAGCACGAACCCGCGCATCTACTTGAAGCTCGCCTCCACCAAGGTCGCCGTGACGGACAAATCCGCCGGCGCCTCCGCCGATTGGGACTTGGCGCTCAAACGCGATGTCATCTTCACCAACAGCGGTGATGGCGGCAAAGGCCAAGGTAGCGCGCTGTTCTTGGCGGACAAGCCGTTCGACGAGGTGACCGTCGCCGACACGCAGGGCAAGACCTTCGACACGGAGAACTTCTTCGACGACAATTGCACGCCGAAGCGCGACGAGTTTGGCAGCGTAAAAACGACGTTCAGCGGCTGGTACGATTACAACGACGCAACGCACGTGCTCACGCCCAAGGAGGGCACGTTCCTCGTGCGAACGGCCGCGGGGGCCTTCTTCAAGCTGCAGAT